The following are encoded in a window of Deinococcus sp. Leaf326 genomic DNA:
- a CDS encoding ABC transporter substrate-binding protein, which produces MRPYTTTLLALTTALFASSAPAIAPKDTLVLQQSADITTLDPAQAYDVPSFAIVENLYETLVAYRGSDQTTLRPLLATKWTIRPDGRQYTFDLRRNVRFHSGNTMTCADAEYTLRRLLVTNNADSGSFFISQALLGTESNAKDDPSVTWPKISRAVACNAAGQLVLTLPSPDPALLAKLASQNTSIVDRKHAVKLGEWDGTGNTWQRWIGEDLTDSALSRQPSGTGAYRLVQQKAQAVLATRHDPYWGGPAPLKNVAVQIIPEEAARLASLQRCDADVAEAGLRAMLPQLRAQPNLQVLDHLPDLGTPVMLMNENIQDPVLLGSGKLDGKGIPANFFADLNVRRAFNYAFDRDRYIREITSGTGRPRTMALPSTFLGYDRTIPTYPYNRTKAIEAFKKAFGGQLWNTGFVLSVNYRAGSTSGQTTMELLKASIEALNPKFRINIQPQPWSDLLAASKSGKASMLTLSWISDYADPDNVLYALFSSQGFYAPRTGFKDAQVDA; this is translated from the coding sequence ATGCGTCCGTACACCACCACTTTGCTCGCCCTCACCACAGCCCTGTTCGCTTCTTCGGCCCCGGCAATCGCCCCAAAAGACACCCTGGTGCTGCAGCAGTCTGCCGATATCACCACCCTGGACCCCGCCCAGGCGTACGACGTCCCGAGTTTCGCCATCGTGGAAAACCTGTACGAGACCCTCGTGGCCTACCGGGGCAGCGACCAGACCACGTTACGTCCCCTGCTCGCGACGAAATGGACCATCCGCCCAGACGGTCGACAGTACACCTTCGACCTCCGGCGCAATGTCCGCTTCCACAGCGGTAATACGATGACCTGTGCAGACGCGGAATATACGCTCAGGCGCCTGCTGGTCACCAACAATGCCGACAGCGGCTCCTTCTTCATCTCACAGGCGCTCCTGGGCACCGAGAGCAACGCCAAAGACGACCCCAGTGTCACCTGGCCGAAGATCAGCCGCGCTGTCGCCTGCAATGCCGCAGGCCAACTCGTCCTCACCCTCCCCAGCCCTGACCCAGCCCTGCTGGCCAAACTCGCGAGCCAGAACACCAGCATCGTGGACCGCAAGCACGCCGTAAAGCTCGGCGAATGGGACGGAACCGGGAACACCTGGCAGCGCTGGATCGGCGAAGATCTCACCGACAGCGCCCTGAGCCGTCAGCCGAGTGGGACGGGCGCCTACCGCCTCGTGCAGCAGAAGGCACAGGCCGTATTGGCGACCCGTCACGACCCGTATTGGGGTGGGCCAGCACCCCTGAAAAACGTGGCCGTGCAGATCATCCCCGAGGAAGCCGCTCGATTGGCCAGCCTGCAGCGGTGTGACGCGGACGTCGCGGAAGCAGGCCTGCGCGCCATGCTGCCGCAGCTGCGTGCCCAACCCAACCTTCAGGTGCTGGATCACCTTCCCGATCTGGGCACCCCCGTCATGCTCATGAACGAGAACATTCAAGATCCAGTTCTGCTGGGCAGCGGCAAGTTGGACGGGAAAGGCATTCCCGCCAACTTCTTCGCGGACCTGAACGTGCGCCGGGCCTTCAACTACGCCTTCGACCGTGACCGCTACATCCGCGAGATCACCTCCGGGACGGGCCGCCCCCGGACCATGGCGTTGCCCTCCACCTTTTTGGGCTATGACCGTACGATTCCAACCTACCCGTACAACCGGACCAAGGCGATCGAGGCCTTCAAGAAAGCCTTCGGCGGGCAGCTCTGGAATACCGGGTTCGTCCTGAGCGTGAACTACCGTGCCGGCTCGACCTCGGGTCAGACCACGATGGAACTGCTCAAAGCCTCCATCGAGGCCTTGAACCCGAAATTCCGCATCAACATTCAGCCGCAGCCTTGGTCCGATCTCCTGGCCGCCAGCAAGAGTGGCAAGGCCTCCATGCTGACGTTGTCCTGGATTTCGGATTACGCCGATCCGGATAACGTCCTCTATGCGCTGTTCTCCAGCCAGGGCTTCTACGCCCCCCGGACCGGCTTCAAGGACGCGCAGGTCGACGCCTAG